The following are from one region of the Desulfuromonas acetexigens genome:
- a CDS encoding AAA family ATPase: protein MSDSRSKDKLAHREAVVGVIDTLAERYLRGKIQAIRLAMIGLLADGHILLEDIPGLGKTTLALALARVLGLDFGRIQCTSDLLPSDITGLSIFDREQGQFKFVPGPIFSNLLLVDEINRAMPRTQSALLEAMEEGRVTVEGVTYPLPEPFMVVATQNPVEQVGTYPLPESQLDRFSLCTGIGYPPEAVEKSIIRSGGIREQLRELQPLISHEQILEAKAAVRDQVYLSEKVTDYLFSLIAATRESPLILSGISTRGGLTLAAAAKAAAYLDGRDHVLPEDVKTVALAGGAHRLILRPEQETLGKREVLKSLLQKIPVPRS, encoded by the coding sequence ATGAGCGATTCGAGAAGCAAGGATAAACTCGCCCACCGCGAGGCCGTCGTCGGTGTCATCGACACCCTGGCCGAGCGCTACCTGCGGGGGAAGATCCAGGCCATCCGCCTGGCCATGATCGGCCTGCTTGCCGACGGGCACATCCTGCTGGAGGATATCCCCGGCCTCGGCAAGACCACCCTGGCGTTGGCCCTGGCCCGGGTCCTCGGCCTCGATTTCGGCCGCATCCAGTGTACCTCCGACCTGCTTCCCAGCGACATCACCGGGCTCTCCATCTTCGATCGCGAGCAGGGACAGTTCAAGTTCGTACCGGGGCCGATCTTCAGCAATCTGCTCCTGGTCGATGAAATCAACCGGGCCATGCCCCGCACCCAGAGCGCCCTGCTCGAAGCCATGGAGGAGGGGCGGGTGACGGTGGAGGGGGTGACCTATCCCCTGCCCGAGCCCTTCATGGTTGTCGCCACCCAGAACCCGGTGGAGCAGGTCGGCACCTACCCGCTGCCCGAATCCCAGCTCGACCGCTTCAGTCTCTGCACCGGCATCGGCTATCCGCCGGAAGCGGTGGAAAAATCGATCATCCGCAGCGGCGGCATTCGCGAGCAGTTGCGCGAGCTGCAACCGCTGATCAGCCATGAGCAGATTCTCGAAGCCAAGGCGGCGGTGCGGGATCAGGTCTACCTCTCGGAAAAGGTCACCGACTATCTCTTTTCTTTGATCGCCGCCACCCGCGAAAGCCCGCTGATTCTTTCGGGCATCTCGACCCGGGGCGGACTGACCCTGGCCGCCGCCGCCAAGGCCGCCGCCTACCTCGACGGCCGCGATCACGTCCTGCCTGAGGATGTCAAGACCGTGGCCCTGGCCGGCGGCGCCCACCGGCTGATTCTTCGTCCAGAACAGGAAACCCTCGGCAAGCGGGAGGTGCTCAAATCGCTGCTGCAAAAAATTCCCGTGCCGCGCAGCTGA
- the folK gene encoding 2-amino-4-hydroxy-6-hydroxymethyldihydropteridine diphosphokinase → MHTAYLAFGANLGDCLATFRTARRLLAEAEGVRVDGASSLYRTDAVGGPPGQPSYLNGVLQVATELSPEELLALGLDLEAHFGRERLEHWGPRTLDIDLLLYDKVLCDRPELTLPHPRLHQRRFVLAPLAELAADLRHPLLQRTIGELLADLDDPARVHRLPDPW, encoded by the coding sequence ATGCACACCGCCTATCTGGCCTTTGGCGCCAACCTCGGCGACTGCCTCGCCACCTTCCGCACCGCCCGCCGCCTCCTTGCCGAGGCGGAAGGGGTTCGCGTCGACGGCGCGTCGTCCCTCTACCGTACCGACGCGGTCGGCGGCCCGCCCGGCCAGCCCTCCTACCTCAATGGGGTGCTGCAGGTGGCCACGGAGCTTTCCCCGGAAGAACTGCTGGCCCTCGGCCTTGACCTGGAAGCCCACTTCGGCCGCGAGCGCCTGGAACATTGGGGGCCGCGCACTCTCGATATCGACCTGCTCCTTTACGACAAAGTACTTTGCGACCGGCCGGAGCTGACCCTGCCCCATCCGCGCCTGCATCAGCGCCGCTTCGTCCTGGCGCCCTTGGCGGAACTGGCCGCCGACCTGCGCCACCCGCTGCTGCAGCGCACCATCGGCGAACTGCTCGCCGATCTCGACGACCCGGCACGCGTGCACCGCCTGCCCGACCCCTGGTGA
- a CDS encoding PP0621 family protein produces MIKLLIFALLGFLAYTLYTMLRRSLGGGTSSIPPEKTRQGEEMVRDPQCGTYLPKGEALEKIIDGERHYFCSTRCRDAFKAKKP; encoded by the coding sequence ATGATCAAACTGCTGATTTTCGCCCTACTCGGTTTTCTCGCCTATACGCTCTACACCATGCTGCGCCGCTCCCTCGGCGGTGGCACCTCGTCCATCCCGCCGGAGAAAACCCGCCAGGGGGAGGAGATGGTGCGCGACCCCCAGTGCGGCACCTACCTGCCCAAGGGGGAAGCGCTGGAAAAGATTATCGACGGCGAGCGCCATTACTTCTGCTCGACCCGCTGCCGGGATGCCTTCAAAGCGAAAAAGCCCTGA
- a CDS encoding VOC family protein has product MDFTLTLAVEDLDRTAFFYGEILGLPIETRIPGPGHPPLLLLRRGDATVLFRPLEVLEARHPALFQNLSRHPLGVGATLEFTLPDLRPLLRAVERHQLQPLYELEDGEHDREELWLHDPDGYLVILTREGKGKA; this is encoded by the coding sequence ATGGATTTTACCCTGACCCTCGCTGTCGAAGACCTCGACCGCACCGCTTTCTTCTACGGCGAGATCCTCGGCCTACCGATCGAAACCCGCATCCCGGGCCCGGGACATCCGCCCCTGTTGCTGCTGCGCCGGGGGGACGCCACGGTCCTCTTCCGCCCGCTGGAGGTGCTCGAAGCCCGCCATCCGGCCCTTTTCCAGAACCTTTCCCGCCATCCCCTCGGGGTCGGCGCGACCCTGGAGTTCACCCTCCCCGACCTGCGGCCGCTGCTGCGCGCCGTCGAGCGCCATCAGCTGCAACCGCTCTACGAGTTGGAGGATGGCGAACACGACCGCGAGGAACTCTGGCTGCACGACCCGGACGGCTATCTGGTCATTCTCACCCGGGAGGGGAAGGGCAAGGCGTGA